Sequence from the Candidatus Phytoplasma solani genome:
AGATGAAGCCGAAGAAAAAATCTTTAATTTAACTCAAAGAAAAAAAACTAATGAATTATTAGAATTAAAAAATTTATTAAAAGAAATCAAAACCAAAAACATCCAAGCTCAACGGAAAAAATATTTAGTAGGCCTTTCAACTGGCTTTGCCAACCTTAACAATATCACTTTAGGTTTTAAACCCGAAGAATTTATCATTATAGCAGCTCGTCCTTCAATGGGGAAAAGTACTTTTATGCTTAATTTAGCTTTAAATGTCGCCAATGCTAATTATAATCCAAACAATCCTCATATTGCTATTTTTAGTTTGGAGATGTCCAACGAACAATTAGCGATGCGAATGTTAAGTTCTGTTGCTAAGATTGAACATAAAAAAATTCAATTAAGTGGCGTAGATAAAGAAGAAAAAATGCTTTTAGAGATGGCTATTGATAAAATGAATTCATTAAATATTTATTTTGATGATTCAGCTGCAGTTAATATTTTAGATATCAAAGCTAAATGTCGCAAATTAAAAAGCCAAAACAAACTAGATATTGTCATGATTGATTATTTACAGTTAATTAGAAAAACTAAAAAAAATAACCGTCAAGAAGAAGTGGCAGAAATTTCTCAAAGTTTAAAACAAATGGCGCGTGAATTAAAAATACCTGTGATTGCTTTGTCACAATTATCAAGGGATGTCGAAAAAAGAGAAGATAAAAGACCTATTTTAGCAGATTTAAGAGATTCTGGTTCAATCGAGCAAGATGCCGATATTGTGATGTTTTTATATCGAGAAGATTATTATCAAAAAGACAAAAAAACAAGCCCAGGTAAAACTCAAGTGATTATCGCCAAAAATCGTCAAGGTGCAATTGGCATTCGTGAGTTTCATCTAAACTTCGATTTTATGTATTTTTCAGAAATCGAACCTTATGTTAGCGAAAATTAATTATTATTTAAATATATTAAAATTTGGTTCAAAAAGAGGTAAAGATACAATATGCTAACAAGATTAAAGACCATTTATCAAAAATATGAAACCTGGCAATCTCTTTTGTTACAAAATCAAAGTGTTGCTAATAAAATTGAAATTTTAAAAAATTTAAGCAAATTAGAACCAATTGTAGATCTTTATCGGAAATATTTAGTTGTAGAAAAACAATTAACACAAATAGAAGTTGTTTTAAACCAAAATCAAACAGATGATAAAGAAATGTTAGAGTTAGTTCAACAAGAAAAAGATCTCCTTGTTTGCCAAAAAAAAGATATTTGGGATCAATTGCGTATTTTATTGCTTCCACAAGATTCGCGAGATAAAAAAAACGTGATTTTGGAAATCAAAGGCGCTGTGGGAGGCAACGAAGCTAATCTTTTTGCTGCTGATTTGCTAAGAACTTATGTTAAATACGCCGAAAGTAAAAAATGGAAAGTAGAAATCCTTAATTTACATCCCAGCGTTAAAGGGGGGATATCTTCGGTCGAATTATTAATTTCTGGTCAAAATATTTATTCTTTTTTAAAATACGAATCAGGAGTTCATCGAGTCCAACGAGTGCCTGTTACTGAAGTGCAAGGACGCATTCATACTTCAACTGCGATTGTTTTAGTTATTCCTGAAGCCGAAGAACTAGAAATTAAAATTGATTGGAACGATATCAGAGTTGATACTTTTAATTCGAGCGGACCAGGCGGACAATCCGTTAATACCACCAAATCAGCCGTTAGGCTTTCTCATTTACCTTCAGGTGTTAGTGTTGCCTGCCAAGAAGGAAAGAGTCAACACGAAAACAAAGAAAAAGCTTTCACCTTGCTTAAATCCCGTATTTATAATCAAATACTATCTGCCCAACAAGCAGAACAAACCAAACATCGTAAATCTTTGATCGGCACAGGCGACCGGAGTGAAAAAATTAGAACTTATAATTATCCTCAAAACCGAATAACAGATCATCGTATTGGCTTGACCTTGCAAAAATTAGATATCATCATGGAAGGTAAATTAGATTTATTGATTGAACCTTTAAATGATGCCGCTCAAAAAGAAAAATTAACTCAATATGAATAAAGAATGGGCATTAAAAACTAACTCAAACAACATCATTATTTTTCCCACAGATACAGTTTATGGCATGGGGGTGCCAATATATGATGAAGTTGGTTTGCAATTGATTTATCAAATCAAAAAAAGACCTCACAATAAAGCGATTGTAGTTTTGTGTGCAAATTTAGAGCAAGCTAAATTGTTGGTAGAATTTAACAAAACTATCTATAAATTAGCTTCATTTTTTTGGCCTGGTCCTTTGACTTTGATTTTGAAAACTACAACTAGTTATTTTCAAAAAACAGGTAAGATAAGTTTAGGCATAAGAATCCCTAAACATCCTTTAGCTTTGAAACTTTTAAATAAATATGGCCCTTTACAAACTACTTCTGTAAATATTAACGGAAAGCCTCCTTTAAACGATTACAATACAATTTATCAAATATATCATCAAAAAGTGAAATTGATTTATCCTAATGACTGTTTAATTTCTACAGTATCTTCTACCATTGTAGATGCTACCAATTCTAAATTAGTTATTTTAAGGCAAGGAACAATCACTCAAGCTGAAGTTCAAAAAATTATCCAATCTTGATTATAATAGATTTTGATCTTGTAAAATGTTATTTTTTCCTAAAAAAAACAATTCTAAACCGATATTTAAGTTGATAACTCCTGTTTTGGCTTGATATTCTAATTCGATTAAAGCTAAAAAACAATTTTTTAAATCTTGATGCGCTTGTAAAGTTTTAGCTTCTTTGTTTAAAATAAACGCTTTGGCAGGGGAACATTTTAAAATTTGGGCTAATTTTGTTTGGTTGTTGGTTGCATTTGTAATATCTTTAACCAATAATAAATCTTTGATTTGGTTAATTAATTGATACATGATTTGAAAATCACTGACTTTTTGTGCTTTTAATTTTTGGTATAATTCATAAGTTTCAATTCGATCGTTATTTAAAAAAAAATGAATCAAAGTAAAAATATTATCTTCTTTGTTAAAAACACTTAATTTTTTGACCAATTGATAAGTTATTGTTTTGTCTTCTAATTGACATAATTTTAATTTTTGTATTTCTTGTTCTAAAAAATAAAGATTATAGCCTGTTTGTTTGATTAAATATAAAATAGCTTTTTTTTCAATTTGAAAGCCATCTTTTTCAAATTTTTTTAGAACATAATCAAAAAAATCTTTTTTTTCTAAAAAAGCTATGGTTTGGCAATGACAATATTTTTGAAATAATTTGTTAGTTTGAGCGTTGTAAAAGTTTTTTTCTGCAAAAAAATATAAAGAAATTTCTGGATGAGGCTTTTGAAAATAAGATTTTAAAAACGCTATTTCTTCACTTTTGGCTTGCAACAATATCTCACTATAATCTACAACGATGATTTTATGCATTGTTGAACTAATCAAAGAAGAGGTTTGCAATTCTTTGGCTAAATTTGAGTAAAGATCTTTTTTCATTTGATAATAAATAACATCGTAAGATTTTTTTTGACTATCATTAATTAATTTTTTTATTTTTTTTTCTAAAAAAAACCTTTGTTTTCCTAAAATCAAATATATTTTCTGATCTAACATTTAATAAACCTCTTTTCTCAAGTTATTATCTATTAATTATTTTATCAAATAAGATAACAAAAACATAAAGTATTAAAATAAGTTGATAAATAAAAAACCATTTTATCAACCAAAAGGAAGCAACAATATGATTAAAAAAGCCACTTTTATTCGCAGTATTACTGACATCAAAGATGCTCCTTTAGAAAGCTATCCTGAAATCATTTTGATGGGCAGAAGCAATGTTGGCAAAAGCACTTTTATTAACGCTTTAACACAAAGAAAAAAATTGGCTAAAACCTCTCAAACACCAGGCAAAACTCTTACTTTGAATTATTATAATATTAACAATGAATTTTATTTAATTGATACACCAGGTTATGGTTATACCAAAGCTAGTAAAACCATTCAACAGCGATTATTACCCATGATTGTAGCTTTTTTGGAAAATAGTAACAATTTAAAAGCTATTTTTCAATTGATTGATTTTAAAGTGGGCGCTACCAAAGAAGACGATAGTATTCATCAATCCCTTTTAGAAGCTAAGTTTGAAGTTATTTTAATTTTTGTTAAAAAAAATAAAGTCAAAAAAACTTTACAACAGGCACAATTAAAGAAATTAATGCACCATTTTTCTCATATCAAGCATTTTTTTTTAGTATCTTCAATCAAACAAGAAGGGATGCAAGATTTAAAAAATTTTCTTGCTTTTTTAATGAAAAAAGACACTGATTCTAATTGATCGTTTTTAGTAAATATGGTTATCATTGTAATTATTTACTAAAATAAAACAAAATAAAATATTTTTAAATAAAACAACTAAAACAAGGGATAATTTTTATGCAAAAGAAATATGATTTTAAAGAAGTTGAAAAACAAAAGTATCAAACGTGGTTAAAAAAAAAATATTTTTCATCTGTGAACAACAACAATCCTAAAACCTTTACTGTTGTTATTCCGCCACCCAATGTTACAGGAAAACTGCATTTAGGACACGCTTGGAATAACACCATTCAAGATATTATTATACGTTTTAAAAAAATGCAAGGTTTTGATGTTCTTTTTTTGCCGGGCATGGATCATGCAGGTATTGCTACCCAAAATAAAGTCAAAGAACACTTAAAACAAGAAGGGCTTTTAAATAATAATTTAGATAAAGACACTTTTTTAAAATATGCTTGGCAATGGAAAGAAAAATATGCTAAAAATATTAGAGATCAGTGGCAAGCTTTAGGATTACATTTAGATTATAATTTTGAAAAATTTACCCTTGATTCTGATTTAAGCAAAACAGTTCAAGATGTTTTTATTAAGTTATATCATCAAGGACTTATTTATCGTGATTATAAAATTATTAATTGGGATCCAGAAACTAAGACAGCTTTGTCTAATGTAGAGGTCAATTATCAAGAAACAGAAGGCAAATTATATTATTTAAAATATTTTTTAGTTCCTTCTTTGGATTCATTTTTACAAGATCAAAAAAATAATTTTTTAGAAGTTGCCACTACCAGACCTGAAACGATGTTTGCTGACCAAGCTTTAATGGTGCATCCAGATGATAAACGTTATCAAACTTTTATCGGAAAAAAAGTGTTTATTCCTGAAACTAACATTCAAATTCCTATTATCAGTGATGCTTACGTAGACCCTCAATTTGGCACTGGTGTTGTCAAAGTTACTCCGGGACATGATGCAAATGACTTTGAAGTGGGACAAAGACATCAATTATTATCTTTACTTTGTATGAAAGAAGATGGCACTATGAACGAATTAGCCCAACAATACCAAGGGTTAAATCGTTTTGTTTGCCGTCAAAATCTAATCCATGATTTAAAACAAAAACAAATTATTACCAAAATCAAAAATCACTTACATCAAATAGGTTATTCTAGCATATCAGGAGCAATTATTGAGCCAAAACTTTCTTTACAATGGTTTTTAAAAACTAAAGATATTGCTCAGGAAGCTTTAAAAAGTAATAAAATAAATTTTTATCCTCAACGTTTTTTAAATATTTTTAATAATTGGTTAAAAAACATTGAAGATTGGTGTATTTCGCGTCAGTTATGGTGGGGTCATTCCATTCCTGTTTGGTATAAAGGAAAAGAAATCAAAGTCCAAATTAATAGTCCTGGAGCAGGTTGGAGCCCTGATAGTGATGTATTAGACACTTGGTTTTCTTCAGCTTTATGGCCTTTTAGTACTTTAGGTTGGCCAAACGAAACTCCTTTTTTTCACAAACGTTTTCCGGTTGATGTGTTAGTGACAGGGTATGATATTTTAACGTTTTGGGTTTCAAAAATGGTTTTTCAAAGTGTTTTATTAACTCAAAAAGATCCTTTTAAAGACGTCTTATTGCATGGCCTAGTTAGAGATAGTCAAGGACAAAAAATGTCTAAATCAAAAGGTAACGGTGTTGATCCTTTGGATGTGATTGATCAATTCGGCTGCGATTCTTTGCGTTGGTTTTTAACTACTAGTGCCGCTCCTGGATTTGATTTATTTTATGATGAAAGTAAAGTCAAAGCGGCTTGGAATTTTATTAATAAATTATGGAATATTAGCCGTTTTATTAAACTAAACACTAATACATTAGAAACTAATTTTAATGTTGATAAGTTATCCTTGCATCAAGCAGCTCTTTTAACTCAATTATCTGCGGTTATGACAAAAATTAATAATTTATATCCCAAATACGAATTAAAAGAAATTGGGCAAATTTTATATCATTTTGTTTGGGAAGATTTTGCCAATTGGCATTTAGAAATTGCGAAATATGATTTAAATAAGGACTCTAAACAACAAAATACACAAAAATTTTTAATTTATGTGATAAAATATATTTTACAACTACTTCACCCTTTTATTCCTTTTGTCACTGATACTTTATATCAAATCTTTGATAACAAAAAAAATATAACTCAAACTTTATTATCAGAAATTAATTATTTAAATATACAAGATTTGCAAGAATTTGAAGAATTAAAAAGCTTAATTGTCAAAATGCGTCATTTTAGAAATGAATACAAATTAGATAATCAAACTTTATTAGACGTTGAGCTAGAAGTAGCTTCTGACAAAAAGAAAAAATGGCTTGATTTAGACATTGTGTTAAAAAAAATGTTGAAAGCTAATTGTTTTAATATAACTGATAAAGTAACAAATACTTGTAAAACAATTTTATTTATAGGCAAAAAAATAAATCTTTATATTGATCAAAAAGTCTTGCAAAATTTAAATAAAAATCAAAAAAATAAATTAGATTCTAATTTTTTAAAACAAAAAAACATTCTTTTAGCAGAAATTAAAAGAAGTGAAACTATTTTAAACAATCCATTATTTTTAACTAAAGCTTCACTGCAAAAAATTGCTATTGAAAAAAATAAATATCAATCTTATCTTCAACAATATCAAAAATTATTAGAAAAGACAAAATCTTAATAAATTAAGAAAAAGAAAAAAATGAAAAAAACTATTTCTGTTAAACAAACTGTTACTATTGCTATTGGTGCTGCTGTTTATGTGATTTTAAGTTGTTTTGCTTCCATTCCTTTAGGACCTAATGTCGTTTTAGAAACTTCTTCGCCTTTTTTAGCTTTTATATCGGTTTTATTTGGTCCTATAGTTGGTTTTTATGTGGGTTTTTTAGGTCATATTATTAAAGATTTTTTGCTTTTTGGTAATGTTTATTTTAATTGGGTTATTTTTTCTGGCATTCTTGGTTTTCTTTATGGTTTGACTCAAAAAACAATTAATTTAAAATACCAAATTTTTAATCGTAAAAAAATTTTTGCTTTTTGGTTATATCAAGCATTTGTTAATTTTTTGCTTTTTGGTTTCATTGCTCCTATTTCTGATTTATGGATTTATGCACAACCTAAAGAGTTAGTTTTTTTGCAAGGTTTTTTAGTTGCTATTTCTAATGTTATTTCTTATAGTTTTTTTGGTGTTTTGTTAATGTTTAAGTATTCTAATAATTATGCCAAAAAAGAAACTTTAAGCTCATAATTTTTTTGTTAATCAAAACTAATGACAAAAAAATAATACGAAAAATTAATTTGTGTTATTTATTAATTAATTTTTGTTAATGTTTTAAAACATATAAAAAAAGGGAATTTATGAAAAAACCATTAATTATTTTTCAAGATTTTAGTTTTCAATATTATAGTCAAAAAACAACTACCTTAACTAATCTTAATATTACTATTTACGAAGGGCAAAAAGTTTTAATTATTGGCAAAAATGGTAGCGGTAAATCAACTTTTCTCAAATGCATCAACGGCTTAATTCCACATAGTTATCCTGGCAAAATTACAGGAAGTGCAACAATTGCAAATAAGAATTTAGTAAAAACGAGTATTTTTGATTTATCTTTGGAAGTTGCTACTGTCATGCAAGATACAGATAATCAATTTGTGGGAGCAACTGTTGCAGAAGATATTGCTTTTGCTTTAGAAAATGATGCTATCTTGTCTTCAGAAATACATCAACAAGTTAACCAATGGGCAAAAAAATTAAATTTAGAGACATTTTTAGCAGACAGGCCACAATCATTATCAGAAGGCATTAAGCAATTAGTAGCCATGGCTGGTGTTTTGATTTATAACCCTTCTATTTTGTTATTTGATGAATCTTTATCTAATCTAGATCCTAAAATACGTAGCCACATTATGACCTTAATTAAACAATTGCATCAAGAAAACAAAAACACCATTTTAATGATTGAACATCATTTAGACGATATATTAGATGATTCTTTTGACCGGGTAATAGTTTTTGATAAGGGCAGAATAATTGCTGATATGACTGGTGAACAAATTATTACGACTAAAACATTAATTCAACAAGGCATACAAGAACCAACTTATATTAATGCTTTAAGATGTGCTAATATTAATAATTTATCAACTATTGACCATTTATTAAATTTAGAGCAAATTTCGAGCAAATATTTGACCAAAGAATTAGAGCCCTTTGCTAATTTACCATTAAAAACACCATCTATTAAAACGCCTTTTTTAGAAGAGCAACCCAAATTATTGGAATTAAGAAATATTGTATATCAAAACCCCTATTCTAACTACAACCACCATCTTTTAGATGATCTTTCTTTAACTTTGTCCGCGGGGCAGATGGTTAGTATTATTGGTGCAAACGGTTCGGGTAAATCAACTTTAGGAAAAATTATAGCTGGCTTATTAACTCCTCAAAAAGGGATCATCAAATGGCCAGAAAAACATGTTAACAAATCATTATCAGATAAATTAACCCCTCAAGTTGCTTTTGTTACCCAAAACCCACATCATATGCTTTCCCAAAAAACTGTTTTTGAAGAAGTGGCTTTAGGTTTACGTTGGCAAAAACTTTCGCATTTAGAAATAACTAAACGGATTATGCCAATTTTAGAAATTTGTAGTTTAACTGCTTTAGCTGATTGGACTGTCTATGCCCTTAGTTTTGGACAAAAAAAAAGACTTGCCATTGCTTCTGTTTTAGTGTTGCAACCACAAATCATTATTTTAGATGATCCAACCGCAGGACAAGATTTTTATCATTATACTAAAGTAATGTTATTTTTACAAAAATTAAATCAAACAGGGACAACTGTAGTTATCATCACTCACGATACTTCATTAATTTTGAAATACACTCCAAAAACATTAGTTTTATCACAAGGAAAAATTATTGCCCAAGGTGATCCAGTCTCGATTTTAACCGATAATTTATTGATGCAAAAAGCCGAATTAAAAGCACTTAGTCTTGTTACTATGATTAATCAAACTCACTTAAAATCACTGCAAAAAATTAATTTTATCCGATGGATAATAGAATTTAATAAGGAGCATTGTTTCAAATGAATCAAAATTTTATTTTTGGCTCTCAAAAGCAAACTACTTTTATTCATCAAATCCAAGGTGCAACAAAATTATTTTTTTTGCTTTTGACCTCCATTGCCTGTATGGTAGTTTATCATGTTTGGTTTTTATTATTAATTGCTTTTTTATCTTTGCTTTTGCTTTTCTTTTCTCAAATTAAATGGAATCAAGTTTCTGGGGTTTTAAAAGGTTTCTTCTTTTATTTATTAATTAATAATTTTATTATTTTTTTCTTTTTTCCAAAACATGGTGCTGTTTTATATAATTCTTACACTCCTCTTTTTAAAAGTTCCATTATTATTATCACTAGAGAACAACTCTTTTATCAATTAAATTTAATTTTAAAGTATTTTTGCATTATTCCTTTGTTTTTAATTTTTATTTTAACTACTAATCCTAGTGAATTAGCATCTAGTTTAAATAAATGGGGTGTTAGTTATAAAATCAGTTATGCTTTAGCTTTGACTATTCGTTATATTCCTGAAATACAAATGGATTTTAACAATATTAAGGCATTCCAACAAGCACGCGTTTTGACGAGTCTTAAAAAAAAGAATTTTATAGTTAAAATGTGCCAAAAAATCAAAAAAATAGCTCAAGTGATTGTGCCTTTGATTTTTTTAAATTTAGAAAAAATTGATACTATTGCTAATGCTTTAGAATTAAGACGTTTTGGTAAAAACAAAAAAAGAACTTGGTATTATCAAACATTTTTTCGTTTTGGTGATTCTTTAACTCTCATCTTAGGATTAACTTTGTTATTACTAAGTATTTATTTGCTAAACATTCATGGCAGATTTTATTATCCTTTTTAAATAAACAAAACCCCCCTTTTCAATAGTTGGGGGGCTTTATTTTTATAGTTAAATTATTTACAAATAATATTGACCTTTTTTAAGGTTTTGATAATCGATAATAAGGAAAATTATGACACATATCAAAGTCCAAAATCCAAAAAGATAAATTTTAACTAGATAAATCTTAAAAAACTGATTAGGGATAATGTCTATTTTGGGAAAAATGATGAAAGGAAATTCTTGTGGGCAAAAATTCATAATATCTCGCTTGGAACAAACATTAATCAATTCTCCTTGTGAGTTAAAAATAAACCAATTATTATAATGTGGATTTGAATAAGGGTCTAAACTTTCTTTTAAAAAGGTGGTATCTACCATGATTTTATGTTGTTCTGCGTTCATTTCATTTGCGAGATGACTTTGAAAAATATGCGGAGTCAAGGCTTGATCAGAAACATCATTACAATCGCTAATTAAATAAAGAGTTTCTCCTAACAAAAGGTCAGCATTTAATCTTTGTTGTGCTACTTGATAATCTTTGTCAGAAATAAAAGTAATTTGGTTAAAGAGGTTAAGGGGGGTTGTGACATATTGATAAGTGCCTTTTTCATCTTGCAAACCATAAGGAGTTTTAATGGTGATTTTGATTTTTGAACTAACGATATTATCGATAAAGTTAGTAAAATCATCGTTATTTTGTTGCAATAGTACGGTATATAAAAAACGATTTTCATCTTGTCGAGTTTTATCAATTATAACTCCTAAATTTGTTGTTTGATCGCTTTGACACAAAACTAAAGTTTGTAAGATTTCTTGCTTAATAACAGCATTAATGTCTTTTTTGTCAGTTAATTTTATGTTTTTTTGTTCTAAAACTTTTTCTTGCTTGGTTAAAAAGTTAACATAAGAAAAATCTTGGATCTTAAACAGGAAAAACAATTTACTAATATTTTCTTTTTTGATATTAATAGTTTCTGAATAAGTTGTTTTATGGGGGTCTTTTTTGGCAAAAAGTTGACTAGTTAACGCATAAATTTCTGTTTTTTTATCATATTCCCAACTTATTTCTAAGCGATCATAATTGTCAAAATTACAAGTGACAAATTGCAACGATTCTAATCCGTGCAGTTGGATGGTTAAAAGTTTGTTTTCTTGTGTCCCTCTTTTAAAGATAATTGGTTTTTTTCCTGAAAGAAAGAGATCTTCTAAAGTGATTTGAATGTTTATGTCTTCTTTTGTTTGTGATGTTGATAGTGCTTCTTGCAAACTTGTAATTTTGGTTTTAGTAATAAAATTGTCTTGTTCGGGCGAATTAAGAGCAATCAAACGACGATATGGAAAAGATTCTTTTTGTTTTTCTTCTAATATAGCATAAAATTGTTTTTTGATGTAATTGATATTAATAGATTGAGATATCCGCACGTCTTTATAATAGCTTTTATTCATTCCGATTAGTTGTCCTTGTGCATCAAAAAGAGGACCACCGCTATTACCTGGGTCTAAAGTCATATCAGAATTAATTTCTCTTTCGTTAAAATAAGAAATAATCCCTTGTTTGAATAAGTTTTTTTTATATTGAGGACGTTGTGTAAGAGGCAAATTGAAATACCATTCAATAAAAGAAACAGTTTGTCTTGTTTCTTGCAACCCTTTTTGACAACCTAAAGCATACACTATATTTCCTTGTGTAATAGGTATTTCTTTTTTATTGTTCTCAAAATTCACATATTTCTGAATGCTTTGATCGATGGCTTGTGTATTTATTTCTTCATTAATTTGAAAAGTTAAAATAGCGATATCATCATATTCGCGATCATTATCAATAAAGGCATAAAGTTGAGCTTTGATGGCGTTCATCCCTATTGCTTTGTTTTCTAGGGCGATTGATTTGGTATTTGGTTCAATTTGTGATTTAGAAAAGTAAGTTTTTATTACATGACGATTAGTCAAAACATAATATTGGTTTTTTTCTTTTTGGATAATAATGCCGGTACCTAAACTATAACCAGTATCTACTAAGACTGTTATTTGATTTAAGTTTTTGATTAATGTTTTAAAATCTTGCTTATCTTCTGCATCTTCGGTGATCGAAACTTTTTGAGTTTGAATTACTGGTTCTAAGCCGGAAGTAATAGTTAAAGGATGAATCATTTTCACATATTTAATCCCTTTTTCATTTTTATTTTGAGCAGGAATTAAAAAACCGACTACCTGACCTTTTTCGGTAAAAAAAATAGTTTGTTGATTGAAGGAGTTGGCGCGACTAGAAACAGGTATTTGATTGTTTTGATTATCCAAGGAAACATTTTCACTAATATAGCTTTCTTGAAAAGCTATTTCTTCTGATTGCAAGATGGCAAAAGAATACAAAATTTGTCCTTGATAATATTGATTGCTGGTTTTGTCATTTAAAGAAATAGTTTGATAATCAGCTTTTGACTTAAATTCAATAATATCAAATTCTTTTAAATCAAGATTTTGAATTATTACCCCTTTTTCATAGTTATTTGATGTTTTAATCATAATGTCATTATTTTGGGTTGATGTGTTTGTTTTAGGGGTTAAAATCCAATATTTTTTTTTAGTATTGTTAGGTATTTTTTGTTTTCCGATAATAACTCCTAAAGCTTTTTTATGCTCAGATGTTTGCAAAAGACATAACTGTTTTTTGCTTTGTGTAATTTGGTCTGATTTTTTTTGTTGCTGGAGTTGTAACTCTTTTTTTGCTTTTCTTTTGTTTCGCTCAAAAGTATTTGTTTGTTGGTTAATTGCTTCTTCTTTTTCTTGAACATCGTTTAAAGTGCTTCCGAGATTTTTAATTGGCAAAACGTTGTGGTGAGTATGAGTTTTTTGTTGATAATTTTGTAATTGAATCAAACCGATGGCAAAAAAAACACAAATACCAAAAAAAAGAATAAATTTGCGATAATAACTAATTCTTTTCAATTAAATTTATACTCTTTTCTTTTTATTTTTGAACATAATAAAAACTTTTTTGTTTTTTAATATTTTCTTTCATTAAT
This genomic interval carries:
- a CDS encoding ECF-type riboflavin transporter substrate-binding protein → MKKTISVKQTVTIAIGAAVYVILSCFASIPLGPNVVLETSSPFLAFISVLFGPIVGFYVGFLGHIIKDFLLFGNVYFNWVIFSGILGFLYGLTQKTINLKYQIFNRKKIFAFWLYQAFVNFLLFGFIAPISDLWIYAQPKELVFLQGFLVAISNVISYSFFGVLLMFKYSNNYAKKETLSS
- a CDS encoding ABC transporter ATP-binding protein; protein product: MKKPLIIFQDFSFQYYSQKTTTLTNLNITIYEGQKVLIIGKNGSGKSTFLKCINGLIPHSYPGKITGSATIANKNLVKTSIFDLSLEVATVMQDTDNQFVGATVAEDIAFALENDAILSSEIHQQVNQWAKKLNLETFLADRPQSLSEGIKQLVAMAGVLIYNPSILLFDESLSNLDPKIRSHIMTLIKQLHQENKNTILMIEHHLDDILDDSFDRVIVFDKGRIIADMTGEQIITTKTLIQQGIQEPTYINALRCANINNLSTIDHLLNLEQISSKYLTKELEPFANLPLKTPSIKTPFLEEQPKLLELRNIVYQNPYSNYNHHLLDDLSLTLSAGQMVSIIGANGSGKSTLGKIIAGLLTPQKGIIKWPEKHVNKSLSDKLTPQVAFVTQNPHHMLSQKTVFEEVALGLRWQKLSHLEITKRIMPILEICSLTALADWTVYALSFGQKKRLAIASVLVLQPQIIILDDPTAGQDFYHYTKVMLFLQKLNQTGTTVVIITHDTSLILKYTPKTLVLSQGKIIAQGDPVSILTDNLLMQKAELKALSLVTMINQTHLKSLQKINFIRWIIEFNKEHCFK
- a CDS encoding energy-coupling factor transporter transmembrane protein EcfT: MNQNFIFGSQKQTTFIHQIQGATKLFFLLLTSIACMVVYHVWFLLLIAFLSLLLLFFSQIKWNQVSGVLKGFFFYLLINNFIIFFFFPKHGAVLYNSYTPLFKSSIIIITREQLFYQLNLILKYFCIIPLFLIFILTTNPSELASSLNKWGVSYKISYALALTIRYIPEIQMDFNNIKAFQQARVLTSLKKKNFIVKMCQKIKKIAQVIVPLIFLNLEKIDTIANALELRRFGKNKKRTWYYQTFFRFGDSLTLILGLTLLLLSIYLLNIHGRFYYPF
- a CDS encoding trypsin-like peptidase domain-containing protein, whose translation is MKRISYYRKFILFFGICVFFAIGLIQLQNYQQKTHTHHNVLPIKNLGSTLNDVQEKEEAINQQTNTFERNKRKAKKELQLQQQKKSDQITQSKKQLCLLQTSEHKKALGVIIGKQKIPNNTKKKYWILTPKTNTSTQNNDIMIKTSNNYEKGVIIQNLDLKEFDIIEFKSKADYQTISLNDKTSNQYYQGQILYSFAILQSEEIAFQESYISENVSLDNQNNQIPVSSRANSFNQQTIFFTEKGQVVGFLIPAQNKNEKGIKYVKMIHPLTITSGLEPVIQTQKVSITEDAEDKQDFKTLIKNLNQITVLVDTGYSLGTGIIIQKEKNQYYVLTNRHVIKTYFSKSQIEPNTKSIALENKAIGMNAIKAQLYAFIDNDREYDDIAILTFQINEEINTQAIDQSIQKYVNFENNKKEIPITQGNIVYALGCQKGLQETRQTVSFIEWYFNLPLTQRPQYKKNLFKQGIISYFNEREINSDMTLDPGNSGGPLFDAQGQLIGMNKSYYKDVRISQSININYIKKQFYAILEEKQKESFPYRRLIALNSPEQDNFITKTKITSLQEALSTSQTKEDINIQITLEDLFLSGKKPIIFKRGTQENKLLTIQLHGLESLQFVTCNFDNYDRLEISWEYDKKTEIYALTSQLFAKKDPHKTTYSETINIKKENISKLFFLFKIQDFSYVNFLTKQEKVLEQKNIKLTDKKDINAVIKQEILQTLVLCQSDQTTNLGVIIDKTRQDENRFLYTVLLQQNNDDFTNFIDNIVSSKIKITIKTPYGLQDEKGTYQYVTTPLNLFNQITFISDKDYQVAQQRLNADLLLGETLYLISDCNDVSDQALTPHIFQSHLANEMNAEQHKIMVDTTFLKESLDPYSNPHYNNWFIFNSQGELINVCSKRDIMNFCPQEFPFIIFPKIDIIPNQFFKIYLVKIYLFGFWTLICVIIFLIIDYQNLKKGQYYL